One stretch of Amycolatopsis tolypomycina DNA includes these proteins:
- a CDS encoding type I polyketide synthase — protein sequence MPDAVAIVGMSVLLPGAPDLPSYWRNLTGGVDAITDVPPGKWDLAHYAPDEQGRADRVYCRRGGFVDELAEVDVTGFGIMPNSVPATEPDQLIALRVAAQAVADAGGPDRLPADRAKVGVVLGRGGYLTPGLVRLDQRVRTASQLVRTLGELLPDLDADRLDAVRQAFTDQLGPEAPESAIGLVPNLAASRLANRLDLRGPAYTVDAACASSLIAVDHAVRELATGRCDVVLAGGVHHCHDITFWSVFTQLGALSPSERIRPFHRDADGVLIGEGTGIVVLKRLADAERDGDRVYAVITGTGVASDGRTASLASPDSGGQVRAVRQAWAAAGLDPAAPDSIGLLEAHGTATPAGDAAELATLKEVFGAQGSAVLGSVKSMIGHTMPAAGIAGLVKAALAVHHGVLLPTLHCDDPHPALAGTRFSTLDTAEPWDAPVRRAGVNAFGFGGINAHVVLEQAPGRAKPVVVREPERVLRLAAPTVDALREAFDRPGHHDPGTGPVRLGIVDPTEKRLALARKALARGRAWRGRNDVWFADRPLLGPGGGKIAFLFPGLESELTLNCGDVARHFGLPWKHADVEVGDVGRQGAAVFELGRLLHAALGRLGVTPDAVAGHSLGEWTAMAVAGVHAEAEVDAFLAGFDPDALVVPGLAFAAIGASAPRVLDELAGRADVVLSHDNSPNQAMICGPEPAVGALVRQFRDAGIVAQVLPFRSGFHTPMLRPYLDPIREAAERFTLHPPALPLWSATTVSEYPADEAAVRDLFVRHLLQPVRFRPLVRALHDAGFRAFVQVGAGQLGSLVGDTLHGEEHLVVAAHSAQRPGLAQLRRVATALWADGFDVDFARLPGERQATPQAVKLDLGGRLISLDEQVRARIALPAVRKSTVDDLAAKGPLAAEFAALLADTADLASTLLTGALSRESAPPPRGHFHVKVPPPGELEATLEVSLEAMPYLLDHCFFKQPPQADPGDRWPVVPATTVIDHLMRFAEQAAPGRHAVAVHDVRLSQWITAVPAVTVPVRVRPQGADRVHAAITGYSQAVVELAPQYPAAAPAPWRFPASAEQVPETTAAQLYDERWMFHGPRFQGVTELTAVGERHVRAVLTTPAAPGALLDNVGQVLGYWIMSRLPERTTVFPVAMREIRFHGPHPAPGERLECLVRITGLTDEFLDADMQLVHDGAVWAEFTGWRDRRFDSTAHIRQADRTPERSTLSYEQPGGWALVREQWPDLATRELIMRNYLAGPERAAYDRRPPRGRRQWLLGRIAAKDAVRQFLWARGEPEMFPAELRIGNDAAGRPFATGAYGRDLPPLTISVAHRAEAGVAIARHGPCGIDVEEVVPRSESTVESALGAGELALFASLPGDPEQWFARFWTAKEAVAKLRGTGLRGEPRDFEVVAATPAELTVRVAGHEYRVRCADVENPPGAPPRRYVVAWTEETKETAG from the coding sequence ATGCCGGACGCCGTTGCGATCGTCGGGATGTCGGTGCTGCTGCCCGGCGCCCCCGACCTGCCGAGCTACTGGCGCAACCTCACCGGCGGCGTCGACGCGATCACCGACGTGCCGCCCGGGAAGTGGGACCTCGCGCACTACGCGCCGGACGAACAGGGCCGCGCCGACCGGGTGTACTGCCGGCGCGGCGGGTTCGTCGACGAACTGGCCGAAGTGGACGTCACCGGCTTCGGGATCATGCCGAACTCCGTGCCCGCCACCGAACCCGACCAGCTGATCGCGCTGCGCGTCGCCGCACAGGCGGTCGCGGACGCCGGCGGCCCGGACCGGCTGCCCGCCGACCGCGCCAAGGTCGGTGTCGTGCTGGGCCGTGGCGGCTACCTGACGCCGGGGCTGGTCCGGCTCGACCAGCGTGTGCGCACCGCGAGCCAGCTCGTCCGCACCCTCGGCGAGCTGCTGCCGGACCTCGACGCCGACCGCCTCGACGCCGTCCGCCAGGCCTTCACCGACCAGCTCGGCCCCGAGGCACCCGAGTCCGCGATCGGGCTGGTGCCCAACCTGGCCGCGTCGCGGCTGGCCAACCGGCTCGACCTGCGCGGTCCGGCCTACACCGTGGACGCCGCGTGCGCGTCCTCGCTGATCGCCGTCGACCACGCCGTGCGGGAGCTGGCCACCGGCCGGTGCGACGTCGTCCTCGCCGGCGGCGTGCACCACTGCCACGACATCACCTTCTGGAGCGTGTTCACCCAGCTCGGCGCGCTGTCGCCGTCCGAGCGGATCCGGCCGTTCCACCGGGACGCCGACGGCGTCCTGATCGGCGAAGGCACCGGGATCGTCGTCCTCAAGCGCCTCGCCGACGCCGAGCGCGACGGCGACCGCGTCTACGCGGTGATCACGGGCACCGGCGTCGCCTCCGACGGCCGCACGGCGAGCCTGGCCAGCCCCGACTCCGGCGGCCAGGTCCGGGCCGTCCGCCAGGCGTGGGCCGCGGCGGGCCTCGACCCGGCGGCACCGGACTCGATCGGCCTGCTGGAGGCCCACGGCACCGCGACCCCGGCCGGCGACGCGGCGGAGCTCGCCACGCTGAAAGAGGTCTTCGGCGCCCAGGGGAGCGCGGTGCTCGGCTCGGTCAAGTCGATGATCGGCCACACGATGCCCGCCGCCGGGATCGCCGGGCTCGTCAAGGCGGCACTGGCCGTCCACCACGGCGTCCTGCTGCCCACCCTGCACTGCGACGACCCGCACCCGGCGCTCGCGGGCACCCGGTTCTCCACTTTGGACACGGCGGAACCGTGGGACGCGCCGGTGCGCCGCGCCGGTGTCAACGCGTTCGGCTTCGGCGGCATCAACGCCCACGTCGTGCTGGAACAGGCGCCGGGCCGCGCGAAACCGGTCGTGGTGCGCGAGCCCGAACGCGTGCTGCGGCTCGCCGCGCCGACCGTCGACGCGCTGCGCGAGGCGTTCGACCGGCCCGGCCACCACGACCCCGGCACCGGTCCGGTGCGGCTCGGCATCGTCGACCCCACGGAGAAGCGGCTGGCGCTGGCCCGCAAGGCCCTCGCGCGGGGCCGGGCCTGGCGCGGCCGCAACGACGTCTGGTTCGCCGACCGCCCCCTGCTCGGCCCGGGTGGCGGCAAGATCGCCTTCCTCTTCCCCGGCCTGGAGTCGGAACTGACGTTGAACTGCGGCGACGTCGCCCGGCACTTCGGCCTGCCCTGGAAGCACGCGGACGTCGAAGTCGGCGACGTCGGGCGGCAGGGCGCCGCGGTGTTCGAGCTGGGCAGGCTGCTGCACGCCGCGCTCGGGCGGCTCGGGGTCACCCCGGACGCCGTCGCCGGGCACAGCCTGGGCGAATGGACGGCGATGGCGGTGGCCGGCGTGCACGCCGAAGCCGAGGTCGACGCCTTCCTCGCCGGGTTCGACCCGGACGCGCTGGTCGTTCCCGGGCTCGCCTTCGCCGCGATCGGCGCGTCCGCGCCCCGGGTGCTCGACGAGCTGGCCGGGCGGGCGGACGTCGTGCTGTCCCACGACAACTCGCCGAACCAGGCCATGATCTGCGGCCCGGAACCGGCGGTCGGCGCGCTCGTGCGGCAGTTCCGGGACGCCGGGATCGTGGCGCAAGTGCTGCCGTTCCGGTCCGGCTTCCACACCCCGATGCTGCGGCCGTACCTGGACCCGATCCGCGAAGCCGCCGAGCGCTTCACCCTGCACCCGCCCGCCCTGCCGCTCTGGTCGGCGACCACGGTGTCGGAGTACCCGGCGGACGAGGCCGCCGTCCGCGACCTGTTCGTGCGGCACCTGCTGCAGCCGGTCCGGTTCCGCCCGCTCGTGCGGGCCCTGCACGACGCCGGGTTCCGCGCGTTCGTCCAGGTCGGCGCCGGGCAGCTCGGCTCGCTCGTCGGCGACACCCTGCACGGCGAAGAGCACCTCGTCGTGGCGGCGCACTCGGCCCAGCGGCCCGGGCTCGCGCAGCTGCGCCGGGTGGCCACCGCGTTGTGGGCCGACGGTTTCGACGTCGACTTCGCGCGGCTGCCCGGCGAACGGCAGGCGACGCCCCAGGCGGTCAAGCTCGACCTCGGCGGCCGGCTGATCTCCCTCGACGAGCAGGTCCGCGCCCGGATCGCGCTGCCCGCCGTCCGGAAGTCCACAGTGGACGACCTGGCCGCGAAGGGCCCGCTCGCCGCGGAGTTCGCCGCCCTGCTGGCCGACACAGCAGACCTGGCTTCCACCCTCCTCACCGGGGCACTTTCACGTGAAAGTGCCCCGCCGCCCAGGGGGCACTTTCACGTGAAAGTGCCCCCGCCGGGGGAGCTGGAGGCCACGCTGGAGGTGTCGCTCGAAGCGATGCCGTACCTGCTGGACCACTGTTTCTTCAAGCAGCCGCCCCAGGCCGACCCGGGCGACCGCTGGCCGGTCGTCCCGGCCACCACCGTGATCGACCACCTCATGCGGTTCGCCGAGCAGGCCGCGCCCGGACGGCACGCGGTCGCCGTGCACGACGTCCGGCTCAGCCAGTGGATCACCGCGGTCCCGGCGGTCACCGTGCCGGTGCGCGTCCGGCCACAGGGGGCCGACCGGGTGCACGCGGCGATCACCGGCTACTCGCAGGCCGTCGTGGAACTCGCCCCGCAGTACCCGGCAGCCGCGCCGGCGCCGTGGCGGTTCCCGGCGTCGGCCGAACAGGTGCCCGAGACCACGGCGGCGCAGCTGTACGACGAACGCTGGATGTTCCACGGCCCGCGGTTCCAGGGCGTCACCGAGCTGACCGCTGTCGGTGAACGCCACGTGCGGGCCGTGCTGACCACACCGGCCGCGCCCGGCGCACTGCTCGACAACGTCGGCCAGGTGCTCGGCTACTGGATCATGTCCCGGTTGCCCGAGCGGACCACCGTCTTCCCGGTCGCCATGCGCGAAATCCGGTTCCACGGCCCGCACCCGGCGCCCGGCGAGCGCCTGGAGTGCCTGGTCCGGATCACCGGGCTGACCGACGAGTTCCTCGACGCCGACATGCAGCTCGTCCACGACGGAGCAGTGTGGGCCGAGTTCACCGGCTGGCGCGACCGGCGGTTCGACAGCACCGCGCACATCCGCCAGGCCGACCGCACGCCCGAGCGCTCGACGCTATCCTACGAGCAGCCGGGCGGCTGGGCGCTCGTGCGCGAGCAGTGGCCGGACCTGGCCACCCGCGAGCTGATCATGCGCAACTACCTCGCCGGCCCCGAGCGCGCCGCCTACGACCGGCGTCCGCCGCGCGGGCGGCGCCAGTGGCTGCTCGGCCGGATCGCCGCCAAGGACGCGGTCCGCCAGTTCCTCTGGGCCCGCGGCGAACCCGAGATGTTCCCCGCCGAGCTGCGCATCGGCAACGACGCGGCCGGCCGCCCGTTCGCGACCGGCGCCTACGGCCGGGACCTGCCGCCGCTGACGATTTCGGTGGCGCACCGCGCCGAAGCCGGCGTGGCCATCGCCCGGCACGGGCCGTGCGGCATCGACGTCGAAGAGGTCGTGCCGCGCTCGGAGTCCACTGTGGAGTCCGCGCTCGGAGCGGGTGAGCTGGCGTTGTTCGCGAGCCTGCCCGGCGACCCGGAGCAGTGGTTCGCCCGGTTCTGGACCGCGAAGGAGGCCGTCGCGAAACTGCGCGGCACCGGCCTGCGCGGCGAACCCCGTGACTTCGAGGTCGTCGCCGCCACCCCGGCCGAGCTGACCGTCCGCGTCGCGGGCCACGAGTACCGGGTGCGCTGCGCCGACGTCGAAAACCCGCCGGGTGCCCCACCGCGCCGCTACGTCGTCGCCTGGACCGAAGAGACGAAGGAGACTGCCGGATGA